Within Oncorhynchus nerka isolate Pitt River linkage group LG8, Oner_Uvic_2.0, whole genome shotgun sequence, the genomic segment TGGGATGGGAGGCATGCTTTCTTCGGGAGGAGGGCTAGATGGGATGGGAGGCATGCTTTCTTCGGGAGGAGGGCTAGATGGGATGGGAGGCATGCTTTCTTCGGGAGGAGGGCTAGATGGGGTGGGAGGCATGGGAGGCTAGATGGGGTGGGAGGCATGCTTTCTTCGGGAGGAGGGCTAGATGGGGTGGGAGGCATGCTTTCTTCGGGAGGAGGGCTAGATGGGGTGGGAGGCATGCTTTCTTCGGGAGGAGGGCTAGATGGGGTGGGAGGCATGCTTTCTTCAGGAGGAGGGCTAGATGGGGTGGGAGGCATGCTTTCTTCAGGAGGAGGGCTAGATGGGGTGGGAGGCATGCTTTCTTCAGGAGGAGGGCTAGATGGGGTGGGAGGCATGCTTTCTTCAGGAGGAGGGCTAGATGGGGTGGGAGGCATGCTTTCttcaggagaggagatggggtggGAGGCATGCTTTCTTCAGATGGGGTGGGAGGCATGCTTTCTTCAGGAGGAGGGCTAGATGGGGTGGGAGGCATGCTTTCTTCAGGAGGGCTAGGGGGTGGGAGGAGGGCTAGATGGGGTGGGAGGCATGCTTTCTTCAGGAGGGCTAGATGGGGTGGGAGGCATGGGATGGGGTGGGAGGCATGCTTTCTTCAGGAGGAGGGCTAGATGGGGTGGGAGGCATGCTTTCTTCAGGAGGAGGGCTAGATGGGGTGGGAGGCATGCTTTCTTCAGGAGGAGGGCTAGATGGGGTGGGAGGCATGCTTTCTTCTAGATGGGGTGGGAGGCATGCTTTCTTCAGGAGGAGGGCTAGATGGGGTGGGAGGCATGCTTTCTTCAGGAGGAGGGCTAGATGGGGTGGGAGGCATGCTTTCTTCAGGGGAGGGCTAGAGGAGGGCTAGATGGGATGGGAGGCATGCTTTCTTCGGAGGAGGGCTAGATGGGATGGGAGGCATGCTTTCTTCGGGAGGAGGGCTAGATGGGATGGGAGGCATGCTTTCTTCAGGAGGGCTAGATGGGATGGGAGGCATGTGGGAGGCATGGGGTGGGAGGCATTTTCTTCAGGAGGGCTAGATGGGGTGGGAGGCATGCTTTCTTCGGGAGATGGGGGTGGGAGGCATGCTTTCTTGGGGTGGGAGGCATGCTTTCTTCAGGAGGAGGGCTAGATGGGGTGGGAGGCATGCTTTCTTCAGGAGGAGGGCTAGATGGGGTGGGAGGCATGCTTTCTTCAGGAGGAGGGCTAGATGGGGTGGGAGGCATGCTTTCTTCAGGAGGAGGGCTAGATGGGGTGGGAGGCATGCTTTCTTCAGGAGGAGGGCTAGATGGGGTGGGAGGCATGCTTTCTTCAGGAGGAGGGCTAGATGGGGTTGGAGGCATGCTTTCTTCAGGAGGAGGGCTAGATGGGGTGGGAGGCATGCTTTCTTCAGGAGGAGGGCTAGATGGGGTGGGAGGCATGCTTTCTTCAGGAGGGCTAGATGGGGTGGGAGACATGTTTTCTTCAGGAGGAGGGCTAGATGGGGTGGGAGGCATGTTTTCTTCAGGAGGGCTAGATGGGGTGGGAGGCATGCTTTCTTCAGGAGGAGGGCTAGATGGGGTGGGAGGCATGCTTTCTTCAGGAGGAGGGCTAGATGGGGTGGGAGGCATGCTTTCTTCAGGAGGAGGGCTAGATGGGGTGGGAGGCATGCTTTCTTCAGGAGGAGGGCTAGATGGGGTGGGAGGCATGCTTTCTTCAGGAGGAGGGCTAGATGGTGTGGGAGGCATGCTTTCTTCAGGAGGAGGGCTAGATGGGGTGGGAGGCATGCTTTCCTCAGGAGGAGGGCTAGATGGGGTGGGAGGCATGCTTTCTTCAGGAGGAGGGCTAGATGGGGTGGGAGGCATGCTttctgagtggggagggagaaTGCGGGCAGGTGGGTGGAGACTAAGGGGGGGAATGGGTTGGGGTTGTCTTTGTATGGATttcttttattgttttttttgtatCTAACCCCCCCAGAACAAAAATGGACAAAAAGAAATAAAAAAAGTCACACAAAAATAATTTGCTTCTGAAAAGCAAACAAAGTATGTTTGAATCTTTGCAATATACAGTGTATTGAACATCAAGAATATAGTTCTTCTTCCATGCTCTTTTTCACAATACATATACACAGCTCAGTCCGGCGATATATTATTTCAGTTACCCACACGCGCTGTAGGTATGCATTTCAAAAGCTCTGGCTCTTGTAGTCTCATTTGCTCCCTCTATGTAAAAACAATAGCAAAAGTATTGATTCATTCAAAAGTGAATGTGTACATTGTCGGCACTATGTCAACATAACAATGGAAGCTCTTTTGGTAAAAGAGAGCATGGGTTCATCCCAAAGGACACCTCGTTCTCTacataggccctggtctaaagtagtgcactagttaagcaatagggtgtcatttcagatACAGCCCAGCTCATTTTAAGGGCTGCTGAGGATCTCCACTTGTGGTTAAAAAACATACTGATCATCGGGGACAGTGCTGGAAAGAGAATCAAGATGGTGGTGGCTGATattgctacagatgtaggatcttaatttgagccagtgtgctgcagcaggaaaataatcctccaGCAGTAATCCTGCATCAACAGGATTAATTAATGTTGGTCACAGATCTAGAACCAGGCTAAACATCTAGCAGCATTGGCACTTCTTTGCCCACCCCCCTAAAACTGGGAGGTCTCGGTGAAGGAGATGGCGTCGGTTTTGTCGACGGTGAAGCCGCCGTTGACGTAGGACTTCTTCTCACACTCCTCGTTGTCCAGCGTGGTCCCCAGGGCGAAGGGGTTAGTCACGTCCGAGGTGCCGTCCATCCTCTCCAGCTCCCGCCTGGACAGCTTCTGAACGATGCCGGCTCCGTAAGCATCTCCCAGCACGTTGATCATGGTGCGGAAGCGGTCTCTGAAATGGCGAGTGAACATTGTCCGTTGATAATCAGTTAAAGATTCTGTAGACTTTGCAATACGACGTCATCCTACACTGCAGGTAAACTTCCAGTTTTAcagtcatcaacaacaacaaaacgtaacCTGCCAAGACCGTCCCTCCTGGGCATTGTTTAAGGGATGGCACAAATTGGGAAGAGAAAGTAGTGGTAGTCTTGGCAGATTTATGTTTTTGTTGTCTTCACTGTGTATGGTGATGTTatattgctgagtctacctttaaaacGTCACACCATTGGATTaatcactaaaacaatatttTCTCTTGACAATATTTCACTCAACAAGGTATTACTCACAGCAGCCAATCCACAGCAATAATTAAAGTGACATCATTTGCCGGTAGTCCAACGGCAGTCAGCACAATCACCATGGTAACAAAACCAGCGTTAGGTACACCGGCGGCTCCGATGCTGGCTACTGTTGCTGTTACACTAAAATCAGAGGAAACAGTCAATTACCCTCATTACAATTttaattattttatattattaggTCAGTAACTTGATACATGATACTAACATACATACTGCCATGACATATTTCAACTGATTATGGTTGAGCTTCCCGTGTGAAGTCTTTTGTCACCACAAATACATTTGTCCTTACATCACTCAGTGGCGTACCCATTCTGAAGTCTGAGGCCGCCAAAGACTTTCCGTCTGGTTAGAAATGTGCCATGACACTTTCACCTGCCCAAAATGAGTACATCGAAATACACAATCCCCTGTCAACCCAAGGTGTTGGGGACTTGCCTGATAGTGACAATCTGACCCACGTCAAGATCATAGTCGTTGAGCTGGGCAATGAAGATGGCAGCGACAGCCTCGTAGAGAGCTGTACCGTCCATGTTGATGGTGGCGCCCACGGGCAACACGAAGCGGGTGATCCTCTTGTCGATCCGGAGGTTCTCTTCGGCACAGCGGAAGGTGACAGGCAgggtggcagagctagagggaggtaGCAtttaggttaaagaaggatggatggataatTGGACAGGTAGGTGGATAATTGGACAGATGGATGGAAGAACGGACAGATGGATGGATTGGATAAATAGATGTATTAAATTAATGGATAAATAAATAGATATGTCAGTGTTTACTGCTATGCTTTGCTATATACAACATATTGTATGATCCCCAATAGTGACCGAGGCTTACCTGGAAGAGATCATGAGAGCAGTGACCAGTGCCTGAGCCATCCCCAAGGCAAAGGTATACGGGTTCTTCCTCACAATGACAAAGTAGATCAGCGGCAGAAAAACAATAGAATGGATAGCTAGGCTGAGGAGAAAAGTAAAACATTACAAAAAAAGTGTTTGATTTTGGCTCACTGTAAGAAATAGCTGACTAATCCCTGGGGGTTAACtagggctcttctccaggttataATAAAAGAATAAACAGGGCTGGGTATCAaaaggcaccctgttccctttatagtccaCTAGTCTTTGACCGCGGCACATAggcctctggtcaacagtagtgcactatatagggaacagagtgcTATTTAGGACACACAAGGACAGCGTTCCTCCCCACTAGACTCTGGAGAATCATTTTCCTGTTCACGCAGAAGCATAATTCTGTCCGGAAAATTTACGGTTGGACAGGTGTTCGCTAAAGGCCTCATTATCACATCTGCAGGTTAAGCAGTTTTAAATGTCCTTGGTTCTTATCTGTGCCAGGACAGAGATGACATTTTACAGTATCTTTACAAGAACACTGGACCCTAATGCCAGCTATAAATCTACTGTTAGGAGTTGTATGAATAAATGACTAAACAATATCCCCATTTCAaatagaactgtaactaagtaaacttatactctgttttattatatctgattaacaatatgaattCATAAGTGAGGGATTGTGgggcaataaaataaaataaataccatTCCAGCCAGGTTGGAGAAGATTGGAagtgtttttttttaagtaagcAGAAAGGGTaattaacctatggttgaaccgactcAACTTAGCACTGGAATGTTCAGATAAAGTGTTTTCTTAGGTTTTGCATTAGctggaactgtcagctaagtggtgatgGATAATGGTGAGGGATCAAGAGTTAATTCAGTTATATTGTGTGTCATGCGTGTGCGCTAGTAGGTCGGAATTAACTTTTAAACCTGCTTTGTCTTGGTCGAGAGGAGGAGATTCATTCTAGAACCAATGACGTcatattttgtatataaactgttgttcgtggttacatggcagcgcgctccgagaataaatactattatctaattttgataagactggtctccgtctattttatgcaaataagaatcttacaaattctcataaaatagactaagtgaattcaattaatgaaaacatattGGAATAATGAAATTATACCAACATCTACCAatgttgtggagagagagaatgctggTTTAGGCTCACCCACTCAAAACTGTCACCATGTACATGCCCAACTTTCTGAAGATCTCCCAGTCTTCTACCTCGATGATCTTGGCAGCAATGAGGAAGAGTATCCCCACTGGCATATAGCTGTAATAATAACAATGGTTATGTTAATGATATCCACATTTCCACCATCACCTCCTCCACTGGATTAGCATTGAATACTACAGTACATTCATATAATAGCATAGAAAATAGATAATGTGAACTACAAGATTCTAAACATTTGTAGTGTAGCTAAGTGAGATGGAGGGTGAATTTTAAGATTAAAAAAAAGTGTATTAGTAAAGATAGCCTGTAGACTACACTGTACTTATGCCGCGTTCACATGCTAGTCGAAACTAGAAAACACTGGTTGTGTTTCAACCAGTTCGCAAATCGGAAATGTCCATGTTCCGACGAGCACGTGAACTCCGCAATACATACCATATGATAATCTGGACTAGCCTTGTGGTGGCCTCAtggttacatttatttatttcaatttatttaactaggcaagtcagttaagaacaaattcttattttcaaatgacggcctaggaacagtgggttaactgcctgttcaggggcagaacgacagatttcggttactagtccaacgctctaaccactaggctaccctgccgccccacatacCACATGATAATCTGAACTAGCCTCATGGTGGCCTGTAGTTACATACCACATGATAATCTGAACTAGCCTCATGGTGGCCTGTAGTTACAT encodes:
- the LOC115133575 gene encoding excitatory amino acid transporter 3-like isoform X3, giving the protein MRMLKLVILPLIISSMITGVAALDSDVSGKIGLRAVVYYLTTTIIAVILGIALVITIKPGVSQKAENIDRTEITQNVNTVDTLLDLVRNMFPENIVQACFQQYKTTRKELEPSKVKENTTTTMFPPLSTTVMATIFPPENITKDYIIVGSYSDGLNVLGLIVFCVAFGLVIGKMGERGLILLEFFDALNEATMRLVQIIMCYMPVGILFLIAAKIIEVEDWEIFRKLGMYMVTVLSGLAIHSIVFLPLIYFVIVRKNPYTFALGMAQALVTALMISSSSATLPVTFRCAEENLRIDKRITRFVLPVGATINMDGTALYEAVAAIFIAQLNDYDLDVGQIVTISVTATVASIGAAGVPNAGFVTMVIVLTAVGLPANDVTLIIAVDWLLDRFRTMINVLGDAYGAGIVQKLSRRELERMDGTSDVTNPFALGTTLDNEECEKKSYVNGGFTVDKTDAISFTETSQF
- the LOC115133575 gene encoding excitatory amino acid transporter 3-like isoform X1, which produces MKEHRGWDLKGLLKRNWLLIATIVSVLLGIGLGVLVREYASLSHLDKQYFGFPGDILMRMLKLVILPLIISSMITGVAALDSDVSGKIGLRAVVYYLTTTIIAVILGIALVITIKPGVSQKAENIDRTEITQNVNTVDTLLDLVRNMFPENIVQACFQQYKTTRKELEPSKVKENTTTTMFPPLSTTVMATIFPPENITKDYIIVGSYSDGLNVLGLIVFCVAFGLVIGKMGERGLILLEFFDALNEATMRLVQIIMCYMPVGILFLIAAKIIEVEDWEIFRKLGMYMVTVLSGLAIHSIVFLPLIYFVIVRKNPYTFALGMAQALVTALMISSSSATLPVTFRCAEENLRIDKRITRFVLPVGATINMDGTALYEAVAAIFIAQLNDYDLDVGQIVTISVTATVASIGAAGVPNAGFVTMVIVLTAVGLPANDVTLIIAVDWLLDRFRTMINVLGDAYGAGIVQKLSRRELERMDGTSDVTNPFALGTTLDNEECEKKSYVNGGFTVDKTDAISFTETSQF